One region of Dysidea avara chromosome 1, odDysAvar1.4, whole genome shotgun sequence genomic DNA includes:
- the LOC136249885 gene encoding uncharacterized protein, translating to MWMIAIFFFLGFVSATNCQLESCDNNCPIHSTGDFDDDCTAGVFRNLSMCMVENKCFTTHGYAKALTQHYCNNGTCWIVCEVAMEKYIDCFKEVNKPQRTRTKRGACFNCISIDELNFFPDLGINIGGGAHKATGMSVTIAMMVFWTFVYLLA from the exons ATGTGGATGATCGCCATTTTCTTCTTTCTGGGGTTTGTTTCAGCCACCAACTGCCAACTAGAATCCTGCGACAATAATTGCCCAATTCATTCAACTGGAGACTTTGATGATGATTGTACAGCTGGAGTGTTTAGAAACCTGTCTATGTGTATGGTGGAGAACAAATGCTTTACCACTCATGGTTATGCTAAAGCACTAACTCAGCATTATTGCAACAATGGCACTTGCTGGATTGTATGTGAAG tTGCCATGGAAAAGTACATAGATTGCTTTAAGGAGGTTAATAAGCCACAGAGGACAAGGACCAAGCGAGGAGCTTGCTTTAACTGTATTAGCATAGATGAATTAAATTTTTTTCCAGATTTAGGCATTAATATTGGGG GTGGTGCTCATAAAGCAACAGGAATGAGTGTTACTATTGCAATGATGGTATTCTGGACCTTTGTTTACTTGCTTGCTTGA
- the LOC136246295 gene encoding polyubiquitin-like, which yields MKIFVRILYPDANNGGNERVVTLEVLNTDTVANIKAGITDKIGIPTTNQDESTVTLRYKGVIQLFIKAMTGKTTIIKIPYGSTIKKLKEEIKRTLGIAVDDQRLIFSAVQLENEDKLHDCGVENNNTIHLVARVKGGVMTAVM from the exons ATGAAAATCTTTGTAAGAATTCTATACCCTGATGCTAACAATGGGGGAAATGAAAGAGTGGTAACATTAGAGGTTTTAAATACTGACACTGTTGCTAATATTAAAGCTGGAATTACAGATAAAATAGGTATTCCGACTACTAACCAAGA TGAATCTACTGTGACTTTGCGTTATAAAGGTGTTATACAATTGTTTATCAAAGCCATGACTGGTAAAACAACGATTATCAAAATTCCTTATGGTTCGACAATAAAGAAACTCAAGGAAGAAATAAAACGGACACTAGGAATTGCAGTGGATGATCAGCGGCTAATATTTAGTGCTGTGCAGCTAGAGAATGAAGACAAATTACATGACTGTGGTGTTGAGAATAATAACACCATTCATCTGGTTGCTCGTGTTAAAGGTGGAGTGATGACTGCTGTGATGTAA
- the LOC136262629 gene encoding uncharacterized protein isoform X1, whose translation MTNFILTPAVLIVMLQALSTGTRCSGITVPLPRQLYILERSKGTVRCQNRSDDGQLFHSYITNAVWYRRFENGTNITVGSTGSVYSMEHTLNFDPLLPEDQGEYFCCTPNGLCSITMTTVIISKPPIIRANDSNYTATVGSEVMLKCNIINNGVPTPEFEWKRNGIHPRGDIIIVDNSFIAIKLSNLSKKDAGKYTCSASNVRSYRSDLVELTIVDALFSANITTGDNNPERSTAVQLLLMLNGPHFLIFKHNLSEILEIFVLSKYDSNVTVVVTESDSKNNPLMIIFELHFVGLSANNTLQELLNDINSLRQGLDIGIGILKVCNQNCTLSTSDNNDQERVSFPLLLLIVIVTIVIVFAAILTIFSILAFYMRHQRKRKHSTIFSYKCDTILKDSSKATDASYDTVPNGHRPVHHKYHPVSITDVDL comes from the exons GATGTTCTGGGATTACAGTACCCTTACCACGCCAACTATACATACTAGAAAGAAGCAAGGGCACAGTACGATGCCAAAATAGAAGTGACGATGGACAACTATTCCATTCTTATATCACCAATGCAGTGTGGTATCGACGTTTTGAGAATGGCACTAATATCACTGTTGGTAGCACTGGGTCGGTGTATTCCATGGAACATACACTTAATTTTGATCCACTATTGCCTGAAGATCAAGGAGAGTATTTTTGTTGTACACCAAATGGACTGTGCAGCATAACAATGACTACAGTGATAATATCGA AACCACCCATTATAAGAGCTAATGACTCAAACTACACTGCTACTGTTGGCTCAGAAGTAATGCTAAagtgtaatattattaataatGGGGTACCTACACCAGAGTTTGAGTGGAAGAGAAATGGCATTCACCCAAGAGGAGATATCATAATAGTTGACAATTCTTTCATTGCTATCAAGTTGAGTAATCTATCAAAAAAAGATGCAGGAAAATACACTTGTTCAGCTTCTAATGTTCGATCATATCGCAGTGATTTAGTTGAGCTAACTATAGTGGACG CTCTGTTTTCAGCAAATATCACTACTGGTGATAATAATCCTGAAAGAAGTACTGCTGTACAGTTATTACTAATGCTCAATGGGCCTCATTTTCTTATATTCAAG CACAATCTATCAGAAATTCTAGAAATTTTTGTGCTCAGCAAGTATGACAGTAATGTCACAGTGGTTGTTACAGAATCTGATTCGAAAAATAATCCTCTTATGATAATATTTGAGCTTCACTTTGTTGGACTTTCAGCTAACAACACACTGCAAGAACTTCTCAATGATATAAACAGCCTTAGACAAGGACTTGATATTGGGATTGGTATACTAAAAGTATGCAATCAGAACTGTACTCTCAGTACTTCAGATAACAATGATCAAGAAAGGGTTTCATTTCCTCTACTACTCTTGatagttatagttacaatagTCATTGTGTTTGCAGCCATACTAACAATTTTTAGCATACTGGCCTTTTATATGAG GCACCAAAGAAAGAGAAAACATTCAACTATATTTTCATACAAATGCGACACTATTCTAAAAGATAGCAGTAAAGCTACTGATGCATCATATGACACCGTACCTAATGGTCACAGACCAGTACACCATAAGTATCATCCAGTCTCCATCACCGATGTTGATCTGTAA
- the LOC136262629 gene encoding uncharacterized protein isoform X2 encodes MTNFILTPAVLIVMLQALSTGTRCSGITVPLPRQLYILERSKGTVRCQNRSDDGQLFHSYITNAVWYRRFENGTNITVGSTGSVYSMEHTLNFDPLLPEDQGEYFCCTPNGLCSITMTTVIISKPPIIRANDSNYTATVGSEVMLKCNIINNGVPTPEFEWKRNGIHPRGDIIIVDNSFIAIKLSNLSKKDAGKYTCSASNVRSYRSDLVELTIVDANITTGDNNPERSTAVQLLLMLNGPHFLIFKHNLSEILEIFVLSKYDSNVTVVVTESDSKNNPLMIIFELHFVGLSANNTLQELLNDINSLRQGLDIGIGILKVCNQNCTLSTSDNNDQERVSFPLLLLIVIVTIVIVFAAILTIFSILAFYMRHQRKRKHSTIFSYKCDTILKDSSKATDASYDTVPNGHRPVHHKYHPVSITDVDL; translated from the exons GATGTTCTGGGATTACAGTACCCTTACCACGCCAACTATACATACTAGAAAGAAGCAAGGGCACAGTACGATGCCAAAATAGAAGTGACGATGGACAACTATTCCATTCTTATATCACCAATGCAGTGTGGTATCGACGTTTTGAGAATGGCACTAATATCACTGTTGGTAGCACTGGGTCGGTGTATTCCATGGAACATACACTTAATTTTGATCCACTATTGCCTGAAGATCAAGGAGAGTATTTTTGTTGTACACCAAATGGACTGTGCAGCATAACAATGACTACAGTGATAATATCGA AACCACCCATTATAAGAGCTAATGACTCAAACTACACTGCTACTGTTGGCTCAGAAGTAATGCTAAagtgtaatattattaataatGGGGTACCTACACCAGAGTTTGAGTGGAAGAGAAATGGCATTCACCCAAGAGGAGATATCATAATAGTTGACAATTCTTTCATTGCTATCAAGTTGAGTAATCTATCAAAAAAAGATGCAGGAAAATACACTTGTTCAGCTTCTAATGTTCGATCATATCGCAGTGATTTAGTTGAGCTAACTATAGTGGACG CAAATATCACTACTGGTGATAATAATCCTGAAAGAAGTACTGCTGTACAGTTATTACTAATGCTCAATGGGCCTCATTTTCTTATATTCAAG CACAATCTATCAGAAATTCTAGAAATTTTTGTGCTCAGCAAGTATGACAGTAATGTCACAGTGGTTGTTACAGAATCTGATTCGAAAAATAATCCTCTTATGATAATATTTGAGCTTCACTTTGTTGGACTTTCAGCTAACAACACACTGCAAGAACTTCTCAATGATATAAACAGCCTTAGACAAGGACTTGATATTGGGATTGGTATACTAAAAGTATGCAATCAGAACTGTACTCTCAGTACTTCAGATAACAATGATCAAGAAAGGGTTTCATTTCCTCTACTACTCTTGatagttatagttacaatagTCATTGTGTTTGCAGCCATACTAACAATTTTTAGCATACTGGCCTTTTATATGAG GCACCAAAGAAAGAGAAAACATTCAACTATATTTTCATACAAATGCGACACTATTCTAAAAGATAGCAGTAAAGCTACTGATGCATCATATGACACCGTACCTAATGGTCACAGACCAGTACACCATAAGTATCATCCAGTCTCCATCACCGATGTTGATCTGTAA